A region of Methanocorpusculum labreanum Z DNA encodes the following proteins:
- the hmgA gene encoding hydroxymethylglutaryl-CoA reductase (NADPH) — MDEYISKIRSGDLKLYALEKSLPADDAVSLRRKYIEEETGADLSAVGTYTIPIDRVVTRNIENMIGCVQIPLGVAGPLTVKGEYANGSFWLPLATTEGALVASINRGCSAITKAGGTEVRILRDGMTRAPIFAAKSVAHAAEVARWAEDNLLLLKVAAEETTNHGELIGLTTYTAGTSVFIRFEFDTKDAMGMNMATIASEAAAHLIEEETKAKLIAVSGNMCCDKKPSAINIIEGRGKTVSAGVFLSDELVSMVFKTNSATLAEVNTRKNLTGSARAASFGFNAQAANVVAAMFIACGQDPAHVVEGSNAITTVDLVEGGVYVSVTLPSLQVGTIGGGTSIATQNACLSTLGVAGGAENPGDNAKAFAEIVASGVLAGELSLLGALGAQHLGKAHRELGRGEK; from the coding sequence ATGGATGAATATATCTCAAAGATCCGTTCCGGCGATCTGAAACTTTATGCCCTGGAAAAGAGTCTGCCGGCAGATGATGCCGTCTCTCTTCGCCGAAAATATATCGAAGAGGAGACCGGCGCGGATCTTTCCGCTGTTGGAACCTATACGATACCCATCGACCGCGTAGTGACCAGAAATATCGAGAATATGATCGGCTGTGTTCAGATCCCGCTTGGGGTTGCGGGACCTCTGACGGTTAAAGGTGAGTATGCGAACGGCAGCTTCTGGCTTCCGCTGGCAACGACCGAAGGTGCTTTGGTCGCTTCAATCAACAGGGGGTGCAGTGCTATCACGAAAGCGGGCGGTACCGAGGTACGTATTCTCAGGGACGGAATGACCCGTGCTCCTATTTTTGCGGCGAAAAGCGTGGCCCACGCAGCCGAGGTTGCCAGATGGGCCGAGGACAATCTCCTTCTTTTAAAAGTCGCCGCCGAGGAAACCACAAACCACGGCGAGCTGATTGGACTAACCACGTATACGGCAGGTACGAGCGTCTTTATCCGCTTTGAGTTCGACACGAAGGATGCGATGGGCATGAACATGGCGACCATCGCCTCTGAAGCCGCGGCTCATTTAATCGAAGAAGAAACGAAAGCAAAACTTATCGCCGTTTCAGGAAACATGTGCTGCGACAAAAAACCCTCCGCGATCAACATTATCGAAGGCCGGGGGAAAACGGTTTCAGCCGGTGTTTTTCTCTCTGATGAACTTGTATCCATGGTTTTTAAAACAAACTCGGCTACCCTTGCCGAGGTCAACACCCGGAAAAACCTGACAGGTTCTGCCCGGGCGGCCTCCTTTGGATTCAATGCCCAGGCAGCGAACGTGGTCGCCGCCATGTTCATCGCCTGCGGGCAGGATCCGGCACATGTGGTTGAGGGAAGCAATGCGATCACGACCGTGGATCTGGTCGAAGGGGGAGTATATGTCTCGGTTACGCTTCCCTCGCTTCAGGTCGGAACGATCGGCGGAGGAACGAGTATTGCCACCCAGAATGCATGTCTCTCAACGCTGGGTGTGGCCGGCGGAGCGGAAAATCCGGGAGACAATGCAAAAGCATTTGCCGAGATCGTAGCTTCCGGGGTTCTCGCCGGCGAATTGTCGCTTCTTGGAGCACTTGGGGCCCAGCATCTCGGCAAAGCTCACCGGGAACTTGGAAGGGGCGAAAAGTAA
- the thiE gene encoding thiamine phosphate synthase has product MKYDLYVVTDENLSNGYSHAEIAKLAVDGGANVIQLRDKDMDSASLFTEAVKIRMITKDKALFIVNDRLDIALASKADGVHLGQSDLPVDVVRRLVPENFIIGISIGSVEEALKGVKDGADYVAVSPVFSTGSKPDAGTGHGISCISAVRQAVEKDIPVLGIGGINCDNIPEVIKAGLDGICVISAVVSAPDITKAAEDLCQKIRSAKNE; this is encoded by the coding sequence ATGAAGTATGATCTCTATGTGGTAACCGACGAGAATCTCTCGAACGGATATTCCCATGCAGAGATAGCAAAGCTTGCAGTCGACGGCGGGGCCAACGTGATTCAGCTTCGCGATAAGGATATGGACTCCGCATCCCTCTTCACCGAAGCAGTCAAAATCCGCATGATCACCAAGGACAAAGCCCTCTTCATCGTCAACGACCGGCTGGATATCGCCCTCGCCTCGAAAGCGGACGGCGTTCATCTGGGGCAGAGCGATCTACCGGTCGATGTCGTACGACGCCTTGTTCCGGAGAATTTCATCATCGGCATATCGATCGGCTCGGTTGAAGAGGCGTTGAAAGGGGTCAAAGACGGAGCGGATTATGTAGCGGTGAGTCCGGTTTTTTCAACCGGATCAAAACCCGATGCCGGAACCGGCCATGGGATCTCCTGTATTTCCGCAGTAAGACAGGCTGTCGAAAAAGATATCCCAGTTCTTGGAATCGGCGGCATCAACTGCGACAATATTCCGGAAGTCATCAAAGCAGGATTAGACGGGATATGCGTCATATCCGCCGTTGTGAGTGCCCCGGATATTACAAAAGCTGCGGAAGATCTGTGTCAAAAGATCAGGAGTGCAAAGAATGAGTGA
- the thiM gene encoding hydroxyethylthiazole kinase, whose amino-acid sequence MQKYAQILDLVRERNPLVHQITNYVTVNDCANMTICFGASPVMSHAPEDVVDMIKIASALVLNIGTLDEKQIEGMIAAANEAKKCGIPIVLDPVGAGATLYRTQTAERFMNEFPLAVIKGNAGEIGTLAGVSATVRGVDSGNISGDPKEIAHSLAKEYGCTVVISGAEDIISDGKRIAGVLNGVPIMGKISGTGCMASAVCGACAAVSDSMDGCITAMAALGIAGEEAAKTAKGPGSFKPAFFDAVTSLTNEQFIKSARISEYQ is encoded by the coding sequence ATGCAGAAATACGCTCAGATTCTGGACCTTGTCAGAGAGAGAAATCCCCTGGTTCATCAAATAACCAACTATGTTACCGTAAATGACTGCGCAAATATGACAATTTGTTTCGGCGCATCGCCCGTTATGTCACACGCGCCCGAAGATGTTGTAGATATGATAAAAATAGCGAGCGCTCTTGTTCTGAATATCGGAACGCTCGATGAAAAACAGATCGAAGGAATGATTGCCGCGGCAAACGAAGCAAAGAAATGCGGGATTCCCATCGTTCTGGATCCTGTGGGCGCCGGGGCGACCCTCTATCGCACACAAACCGCGGAGAGGTTTATGAACGAGTTCCCCCTCGCAGTTATCAAAGGAAACGCAGGGGAGATCGGAACCCTCGCCGGCGTCTCGGCAACGGTCCGCGGAGTTGATTCCGGAAATATTTCCGGAGATCCAAAAGAGATCGCACACAGTTTAGCAAAAGAATACGGATGCACCGTTGTCATAAGCGGAGCAGAGGATATCATAAGTGACGGGAAACGCATCGCCGGCGTGTTGAACGGCGTTCCAATCATGGGAAAAATCTCCGGAACCGGCTGTATGGCGAGCGCGGTCTGCGGAGCCTGCGCTGCAGTTTCCGATTCTATGGACGGCTGTATAACCGCGATGGCTGCACTCGGCATTGCCGGCGAAGAAGCAGCAAAAACCGCCAAAGGTCCCGGCTCGTTCAAGCCGGCATTCTTCGATGCGGTCACTTCACTTACCAATGAGCAGTTCATCAAATCTGCGAGGATTTCCGAGTATCAATGA
- a CDS encoding 2-amino-3,7-dideoxy-D-threo-hept-6-ulosonate synthase, giving the protein MFGKHIRMERIIDRNSGRAVIVPLDHGISMGPIPGLTDMRDTRNKISIGGATAVLMHKGMVPYGHRTSGKDIGLIVHLSAGTGLGTDPNSKVIVTTVEEAITLGADAVSIHINLGADTEPEMICNAGEISRKCQQWGMPLLAMVYPRGKNIKDSFDVDALKTCARVAAELGADLVKTSYTGDIDTFREVVRGAQIPVVIAGGPKMGSDLEMLQMVRDSLDAGGKGVSIGRNIFQHNDIIGITSAVSDIVLRDASVEEAAKHLTR; this is encoded by the coding sequence ATGTTTGGAAAACATATCCGTATGGAACGGATTATCGACCGGAATTCCGGTCGTGCCGTAATTGTACCATTGGATCACGGCATTTCGATGGGCCCTATACCTGGACTCACCGATATGCGTGACACCAGAAATAAAATCTCGATTGGCGGAGCAACGGCCGTCCTTATGCACAAAGGGATGGTTCCCTACGGTCATCGGACATCCGGAAAAGATATCGGTTTGATCGTCCATCTTTCCGCCGGAACCGGTCTTGGAACCGATCCCAACTCAAAAGTCATCGTCACGACCGTCGAGGAGGCGATCACGCTTGGAGCGGACGCCGTTTCAATTCACATCAATCTGGGAGCCGATACCGAACCCGAGATGATCTGCAATGCAGGGGAAATTTCCCGCAAATGCCAGCAGTGGGGCATGCCGCTTCTTGCCATGGTCTACCCTCGCGGCAAAAACATCAAAGACTCGTTCGACGTGGATGCCCTCAAAACCTGTGCCCGAGTCGCTGCCGAACTTGGTGCCGATCTCGTAAAAACCAGCTACACAGGAGACATTGACACGTTCCGCGAAGTGGTCCGCGGAGCTCAGATCCCGGTCGTCATCGCCGGAGGTCCTAAGATGGGCTCTGATTTGGAGATGCTTCAGATGGTTCGCGACTCCCTTGATGCTGGGGGAAAAGGTGTTTCGATAGGAAGAAACATTTTCCAGCACAATGATATTATCGGTATTACCTCGGCCGTATCCGATATTGTATTAAGGGATGCATCCGTAGAAGAAGCCGCGAAACATCTCACCCGGTGA